From the Maioricimonas rarisocia genome, one window contains:
- a CDS encoding PQQ-dependent sugar dehydrogenase has translation MRMISMSLCFAVAAALAVPASAEENTLSEAEKKAGWTLLFDGETKEGWRNYKKDSISDGWVVKDGALVRAEQGAGDIITEGEYGNFELSLEYKISPEGNSGIMFLVTEEADRPWQTGPEIQVQDNEDGHDPQKAGWLYQLYKPRTNPETGEPLDATRPVGEWNHIQLRVTESGCEINVNGIRYSQFKIGSDDWNRRVAQSKFSKFEGFGKADKGHICLQDHGDEVAYRNIMVRELEPDGTAPEPIDGTLALKPVLAYPDLEWADWEPLDDRGRPEAFRSIVLTHAGDDSGRVFVAEQRGRIYVFENSRDVKESKVFIDLEDRVTYQDKQNEEGFLGLAFHPRYEDNGEFFVYYTTSKKPNTSVISRFRVDPADANRADPDSEEVIMEIEQPFWNHNGGTIEFGPDGYLYVGLGDGGSANDPYDNAQNLGTLLGSILRIDVDRKENGKNYAIPEDNPFTDSEDKRPEIYAYGLRNVWRLGFDRETGHLWAADVGQNLWEEINIVTNGGNYGWNRREGMHPFGREGADASDDLIDPIWEYDHQVGKSITGGVVYRGKKLPELYGKYVYADYVSGKIWALKYDEENEEVVSNEAIPSPKMPIVSFGEDAEGEIYFLMVTPNGKSVYTFEKE, from the coding sequence ATGCGAATGATTTCGATGAGTCTCTGCTTTGCTGTGGCGGCCGCACTGGCTGTTCCGGCTTCAGCAGAGGAGAACACGCTGTCCGAAGCCGAGAAGAAGGCGGGCTGGACGCTGCTGTTTGACGGCGAAACCAAAGAAGGCTGGCGCAACTACAAGAAGGACTCCATCAGCGACGGCTGGGTCGTCAAGGATGGTGCTCTCGTGCGGGCCGAGCAGGGGGCCGGCGACATCATCACCGAGGGAGAGTACGGCAACTTCGAGCTGTCGCTCGAATACAAGATCTCTCCGGAAGGGAACAGTGGCATCATGTTCCTCGTCACCGAGGAAGCCGATCGCCCCTGGCAGACCGGTCCGGAAATCCAGGTCCAGGATAACGAGGACGGTCACGACCCGCAGAAAGCGGGCTGGCTGTACCAGCTCTACAAGCCGCGGACCAATCCCGAAACCGGCGAACCGCTCGACGCGACACGCCCGGTCGGCGAGTGGAATCACATCCAGCTGCGCGTGACCGAGTCGGGCTGCGAAATCAACGTCAACGGGATCCGTTATTCGCAGTTCAAGATCGGCAGCGACGACTGGAACCGCCGGGTGGCCCAGAGCAAGTTTTCGAAGTTCGAGGGCTTCGGCAAGGCGGACAAGGGGCACATCTGCCTGCAGGACCACGGCGATGAGGTCGCGTACCGCAACATCATGGTGCGTGAACTGGAGCCGGACGGAACGGCTCCGGAACCGATCGACGGCACGCTGGCGCTCAAGCCGGTTCTGGCTTATCCCGACCTCGAATGGGCCGACTGGGAACCGCTCGACGATCGTGGACGTCCGGAAGCGTTTCGTTCGATCGTGCTCACGCACGCCGGCGACGATTCGGGCCGCGTCTTCGTGGCCGAGCAGCGGGGCCGCATTTACGTCTTCGAGAACTCTCGCGACGTGAAAGAGTCGAAGGTGTTCATCGATCTCGAGGACCGCGTCACGTACCAGGACAAGCAGAACGAAGAAGGCTTTCTCGGTCTCGCGTTTCATCCGCGGTACGAAGATAACGGCGAATTCTTCGTCTACTACACGACGAGCAAGAAGCCGAACACCTCTGTGATCTCGCGGTTCCGGGTTGATCCGGCCGATGCCAACCGGGCCGATCCGGATTCCGAAGAAGTCATCATGGAGATCGAGCAGCCGTTCTGGAATCATAACGGCGGCACAATCGAATTTGGTCCCGACGGGTACCTGTACGTTGGCCTCGGTGACGGCGGCAGCGCGAACGATCCGTACGACAATGCGCAGAACCTCGGCACGCTGCTGGGCTCAATCCTCCGCATCGATGTCGATCGCAAGGAGAACGGCAAGAATTACGCGATTCCCGAGGACAACCCGTTCACCGACAGTGAGGACAAGCGGCCGGAGATCTACGCCTACGGTCTGCGGAACGTCTGGCGTCTCGGCTTCGACCGCGAAACCGGCCATCTGTGGGCTGCCGACGTCGGCCAGAACCTGTGGGAAGAGATCAACATCGTCACCAATGGCGGCAACTACGGCTGGAACCGCCGCGAGGGAATGCATCCCTTCGGCCGGGAGGGAGCCGATGCCAGCGACGACCTGATCGACCCGATCTGGGAGTACGACCACCAGGTGGGCAAGTCGATTACCGGTGGCGTTGTCTACCGGGGCAAGAAGCTGCCTGAGCTGTACGGCAAGTATGTCTATGCTGACTACGTGTCGGGAAAAATCTGGGCGCTGAAGTACGACGAAGAGAACGAGGAGGTCGTCTCCAACGAGGCGATCCCCAGCCCGAAGATGCCGATCGTTTCGTTCGGTGAAGATGCCGAAGGGGAGATCTACTTCCTGATGGTCACGCCGAACGGCAAGAGCGTGTACACGTTCGAGAAGGAGTGA
- a CDS encoding Trx7/PDZ domain-containing (seleno)protein has product MPSPRMMSFCLSALLSGLLLGLPSAHSDDALRERLEDEHAFGSDWWIYNDMAEALAAAREQNKPLFVTFRCVPCEDCSAFDAEVASGNDVIAKLASEKFIPIRQVEMKGVDLSQFQFDYDLNWAAMFINADGTVYARYGTQSAEGADAYNSIEGLKKTMQRVLELHENYPENADQLRGKRGADKPYRTALEMPGLPNKDRFRQLTSRRNCIHCHNLHDAEHFAAQESGEFTHDMLWRFPLPDNLGLKIDPDNGRRIKDVVNGSAAAAVGLQEGEEVLQMNGQAITSIADMQWVLHNLPNDATKVRVTGSESGEKVLALKPGWKETDISWRGSLWSVSPRLRVWTPPIGSKERSELDLAEGSGAFEARWINNGEPGGRAALEGGLRKGDIIVAVDGKSLPLTPAQFQLYVKLNYKVGEKLPVTVIRNGKRRELQIPLVE; this is encoded by the coding sequence ATGCCGTCGCCACGCATGATGTCTTTCTGCCTTTCGGCCCTTCTGTCTGGACTGCTGCTGGGCTTGCCGTCGGCCCATTCGGACGATGCACTTCGCGAGCGTCTCGAAGACGAACATGCGTTCGGCAGCGACTGGTGGATCTACAATGACATGGCCGAGGCACTCGCCGCGGCACGCGAACAGAACAAGCCGCTGTTCGTGACATTCCGATGTGTGCCGTGCGAAGACTGCAGCGCCTTCGATGCCGAAGTGGCCAGCGGGAACGACGTCATCGCGAAACTGGCCAGCGAGAAGTTCATTCCCATCCGGCAGGTCGAGATGAAGGGGGTCGATCTCTCGCAGTTTCAGTTTGACTACGATCTGAACTGGGCGGCGATGTTCATCAACGCCGACGGCACGGTGTATGCCCGGTACGGGACGCAGAGTGCCGAAGGGGCCGATGCCTACAACTCCATCGAAGGCCTCAAAAAAACCATGCAGCGCGTGCTCGAGCTGCACGAGAACTATCCGGAGAACGCCGACCAGCTGCGCGGCAAACGGGGTGCGGACAAGCCGTACCGGACGGCCCTCGAAATGCCGGGTCTGCCGAACAAGGACCGCTTCCGTCAGCTGACTTCGCGGCGGAACTGCATCCACTGTCACAACCTGCATGACGCGGAACATTTCGCCGCCCAGGAGTCGGGGGAATTCACGCATGACATGCTGTGGCGGTTCCCCCTGCCGGACAACCTCGGGCTGAAGATCGATCCCGACAACGGTCGCCGCATCAAGGACGTTGTCAATGGATCTGCTGCGGCTGCGGTGGGGCTGCAGGAAGGAGAAGAAGTGCTGCAGATGAATGGCCAGGCGATTACTTCGATTGCCGATATGCAGTGGGTTCTGCACAACCTTCCCAACGACGCGACAAAGGTCCGCGTGACCGGCAGCGAGAGCGGCGAGAAGGTGCTGGCACTCAAGCCCGGCTGGAAGGAGACGGACATCTCGTGGCGGGGATCCTTGTGGTCGGTCTCGCCGCGCTTGCGAGTCTGGACGCCGCCCATCGGCAGCAAGGAGCGGTCCGAGCTGGACCTTGCCGAAGGATCCGGCGCGTTCGAAGCCCGCTGGATCAACAACGGCGAGCCGGGAGGTCGCGCTGCTCTCGAAGGTGGGCTGCGCAAGGGGGACATCATCGTCGCAGTCGATGGCAAGTCGCTTCCGCTGACGCCTGCGCAGTTCCAGCTCTACGTCAAGCTGAATTACAAGGTGGGCGAGAAGCTTCCGGTGACGGTGATCCGCAACGGTAAGCGTCGCGAATTGCAGATCCCGCTCGTCGAGTAG
- a CDS encoding prenyltransferase/squalene oxidase repeat-containing protein, whose product MSSRWDRRTPGVGRVVWKVVCPLLVGSVLIHSSHSFAVAQVSEDDQAVDAAIAKAIAFLASEQQPSGAWRTDSFGESTAATSLAVMSFLAAGYMPGEPPYGEQIERGIRWVLKHQEANGMLVHRRSHGPMYSHGISALMLAEVIGMVDRSDAVAVRSGLERSIRLILESQAVAKDVRHAGGWRYQVDSRDSDLSVTGWQLLALRAAKDVGCDVPAEAIDKAVEYVKRCSVRDDRGFGYQPGSGQTPTLTGTGITCLEVCGVHNSPEAVGGAEWLLDHPLTLRTNYFYYGAYYSGVGMFKIGGKYARASRDNLVDLLLPTQEPDGSWQARQGSERGAGRIYATSMAVLALAVEYRYLPIYQR is encoded by the coding sequence ATGTCGAGTCGCTGGGATCGTCGAACGCCAGGTGTCGGGCGAGTGGTGTGGAAGGTCGTCTGCCCACTGCTCGTGGGGAGCGTGTTGATTCACTCCTCGCACTCGTTCGCTGTGGCGCAGGTGTCTGAAGATGATCAGGCGGTGGACGCCGCGATTGCAAAGGCGATCGCGTTTCTTGCGTCCGAGCAGCAGCCGTCGGGGGCCTGGCGAACCGATTCGTTCGGCGAGTCGACCGCGGCCACGTCGCTGGCTGTGATGTCGTTTCTGGCAGCCGGGTACATGCCGGGCGAACCTCCTTATGGCGAGCAGATCGAGCGGGGGATCCGCTGGGTACTCAAGCATCAGGAGGCGAACGGCATGCTTGTGCATCGTCGCAGTCACGGACCGATGTACAGCCACGGCATCAGTGCCCTGATGCTCGCGGAAGTCATCGGAATGGTCGATCGATCGGACGCCGTCGCCGTTCGTTCCGGACTCGAGCGCAGTATCCGGTTGATTCTCGAGTCACAGGCGGTGGCGAAGGACGTTCGGCACGCCGGCGGCTGGCGGTACCAGGTCGACAGCCGTGACAGCGATCTGAGCGTGACCGGCTGGCAACTTCTGGCGTTGCGGGCCGCCAAGGATGTTGGCTGCGACGTCCCTGCGGAGGCGATCGATAAAGCGGTGGAGTACGTCAAGCGGTGCAGCGTCCGAGACGACCGGGGCTTCGGGTATCAACCGGGCAGCGGCCAGACGCCGACGTTGACCGGCACGGGAATTACCTGTCTGGAAGTCTGCGGCGTCCACAACTCTCCCGAGGCGGTCGGCGGGGCCGAGTGGCTGCTGGATCACCCCCTGACGCTACGGACGAACTATTTCTACTACGGTGCGTATTACTCGGGCGTCGGCATGTTCAAAATCGGGGGAAAATACGCCCGGGCCAGCCGCGACAATCTCGTCGACCTGCTGCTGCCGACGCAGGAACCGGACGGTAGCTGGCAGGCCCGACAGGGAAGTGAGCGGGGAGCCGGCCGGATTTACGCCACCAGCATGGCGGTTCTGGCGCTTGCGGTGGAGTACCGGTATCTGCCGATTTACCAGCGCTGA
- a CDS encoding prolipoprotein diacylglyceryl transferase, which yields MLIERAEQLKRELTDKYVVVSDNVAELRRFVGLTGRVKTVNMNCRALVEFDGPVDIGWYDIDPTYLRVVDEPVRKEAKAAPAAEKKKTEVASAKPTGKSPLELARQQGAAGSTATKPAEAGKKPSPLELARQQGAAKSSDAAPAASAAESKPSAPAEGGKKLSPLEMARQQGAAKQGDEPAAAAPSEQDAPQAEVATESQPASKPPAKSDESTAGLSKLELARRQGPFKG from the coding sequence ATGCTAATTGAACGCGCCGAGCAGCTGAAACGGGAGTTGACTGACAAGTACGTGGTCGTTTCTGACAACGTCGCCGAATTGCGGCGATTTGTCGGGCTGACCGGTCGAGTCAAGACGGTCAACATGAACTGCCGGGCCCTGGTCGAATTCGACGGGCCGGTCGACATCGGGTGGTACGACATCGACCCCACCTATCTGCGGGTTGTGGACGAACCGGTTCGCAAGGAGGCGAAGGCGGCACCGGCCGCTGAAAAGAAGAAAACGGAAGTCGCCTCGGCCAAACCGACCGGCAAGAGTCCGCTGGAACTGGCCCGCCAACAGGGGGCGGCCGGTTCGACCGCTACCAAGCCTGCTGAGGCCGGCAAGAAGCCTTCACCTCTGGAACTGGCCCGCCAGCAGGGGGCTGCCAAGTCATCGGACGCCGCGCCTGCAGCGAGCGCTGCCGAGTCGAAACCCTCAGCGCCTGCAGAAGGTGGCAAGAAGCTCTCACCTCTGGAGATGGCCCGTCAGCAGGGGGCCGCGAAACAGGGAGACGAACCTGCCGCTGCTGCCCCGTCGGAGCAGGACGCACCGCAGGCGGAAGTCGCGACCGAGTCGCAGCCCGCCTCGAAGCCGCCCGCAAAGTCGGACGAATCGACGGCCGGCCTGTCCAAACTCGAACTGGCCCGTCGACAGGGACCGTTCAAGGGCTGA
- a CDS encoding putative quinol monooxygenase — protein sequence MIHVIATIRLQPGTRARFLEEFHGIVPDVHAEAGCIEYGPAVDLATDISAQPEVDENAVMVIEKWESLEHLKQHLQAPHMLTYRERVKDLVIETRVQILEPA from the coding sequence ATGATCCACGTCATTGCAACGATTCGACTCCAGCCGGGGACCCGGGCACGGTTTCTCGAGGAATTCCATGGCATTGTGCCGGATGTTCATGCGGAGGCGGGCTGCATCGAATACGGTCCGGCGGTCGATCTGGCGACGGACATCTCCGCTCAGCCGGAGGTCGACGAGAATGCGGTCATGGTGATCGAAAAGTGGGAATCGCTCGAGCACCTCAAGCAGCATCTGCAGGCTCCGCACATGCTCACCTACCGCGAGCGTGTGAAGGATCTGGTGATTGAAACGCGGGTGCAGATTCTCGAGCCGGCCTGA
- the kdsA gene encoding 3-deoxy-8-phosphooctulonate synthase: MPARVVEIGSHRCGPNEDLLFIAGPCVIESADLVFRVADELAELASSEGLQLVFKASFDKANRTSIDSFRGPGLEKGLEILAQVRERTGLPVTTDIHLPEQAEPAAAVCSILQIPAFLARQTDLLVAVAEATARHGGVINVKKPQFVAPEDVVHAVRKCEQAGNGQILLTERGTTFGYGRLVNDMQAIPVMQGLGCPVIFDATHSVQRPGGSTTGGARQMVAPLARAAVACGCDGLFLETHPAPDDALSDGPNMVPLADVPRLLSDLTRLRQLVREML; this comes from the coding sequence TTGCCTGCTCGCGTTGTAGAAATCGGCAGCCATCGTTGCGGGCCGAACGAAGACCTCCTGTTCATTGCCGGTCCCTGCGTCATCGAAAGCGCAGATCTGGTGTTTCGCGTCGCCGACGAACTGGCGGAACTGGCCAGCAGCGAAGGGCTGCAGCTCGTTTTCAAGGCCAGTTTCGACAAGGCGAACCGCACCAGTATCGACAGCTTTCGTGGCCCCGGTCTCGAAAAGGGGCTGGAGATTCTGGCACAGGTTCGCGAGCGGACCGGCCTGCCCGTCACGACGGATATCCATCTGCCCGAGCAGGCCGAACCGGCCGCTGCCGTCTGCAGTATTCTGCAAATCCCCGCGTTTCTGGCGCGGCAGACCGATCTTCTGGTGGCCGTGGCCGAAGCGACGGCCCGGCACGGCGGCGTCATCAATGTGAAGAAGCCGCAGTTCGTCGCTCCGGAAGATGTCGTCCATGCCGTCCGCAAGTGCGAGCAGGCGGGCAATGGTCAGATCCTGCTGACCGAGCGCGGCACGACGTTCGGATACGGACGCCTGGTCAACGACATGCAGGCCATCCCCGTCATGCAGGGGCTGGGGTGTCCGGTCATCTTCGATGCCACCCACAGCGTGCAGCGGCCGGGCGGCAGCACGACCGGCGGTGCACGGCAGATGGTGGCGCCGCTGGCCCGGGCGGCAGTGGCGTGCGGCTGCGACGGACTGTTCCTCGAGACGCACCCGGCTCCCGATGACGCCCTCAGCGACGGCCCCAACATGGTGCCCCTTGCGGACGTGCCGCGACTGCTGAGCGACCTGACGCGACTGAGGCAGCTGGTGCGGGAGATGCTTTGA